Proteins found in one Haloferax litoreum genomic segment:
- the cas5b gene encoding type I-B CRISPR-associated protein Cas5b encodes MPEDHERHQLSTAGGDWQDRCLSLTIRGPWAHFRRVEGNIVKQTYRVIPRTTVAGLLAAMLGIGRDQYYELFGPDQSLIAIEPVQPLRTINMPMNTLSTATEHLHSFNSRGKISVKLPDPSKPRQQHNYEVLVDPAYRIDISLADRGRYAELREMLAAGKSHYIPSLGLSEYLADVEYHGEFDIERGYGGDDSIVEVDSTIPNGVERVIPQADIRFEAEESPAFMTTDSGGRTTSGFAAYAYSPDAEALSVRDVEAARVDGRTVVFT; translated from the coding sequence ATGCCCGAAGACCACGAACGCCATCAGTTGTCAACCGCGGGCGGCGACTGGCAAGACCGTTGTTTGTCTCTCACTATCCGGGGCCCGTGGGCACACTTCCGACGTGTTGAGGGCAACATCGTCAAGCAGACCTACCGGGTCATCCCGCGGACGACTGTCGCCGGGCTGCTCGCCGCGATGCTCGGCATCGGCCGTGACCAGTACTACGAGTTGTTCGGACCTGACCAGTCGCTGATTGCAATCGAGCCGGTACAACCGCTCCGGACGATCAATATGCCGATGAACACACTCTCGACGGCCACCGAGCATCTCCACTCGTTCAACTCCCGAGGGAAGATTAGCGTGAAGCTCCCCGACCCGTCGAAGCCACGCCAGCAACACAACTACGAGGTGCTGGTCGATCCTGCCTACCGAATCGATATCTCACTCGCTGACCGCGGTCGGTACGCCGAGTTACGAGAGATGCTCGCTGCCGGGAAGTCACACTACATCCCCAGCTTGGGACTCTCGGAGTATCTTGCTGACGTCGAGTACCACGGTGAGTTCGACATCGAACGGGGGTACGGTGGCGACGATAGCATCGTCGAGGTCGACTCAACGATTCCTAACGGGGTCGAACGGGTCATCCCACAGGCAGACATTCGGTTTGAAGCCGAGGAGTCTCCAGCATTCATGACGACCGACTCTGGTGGCCGGACGACGAGTGGCTTCGCCGCATACGCCTATAGCCCCGACGCCGAGGCTCTCTCTGTCCGCGACGTTGAAGCCGCCCGCGTAGACGGCCGGACAGTGGTGTTTACCTGA
- the cas7b gene encoding type I-B CRISPR-associated protein Cas7/Csh2, giving the protein MSETTTDTVKNRSEIVFLYDAVDANPNGNPLSGSNRPRIDPQTQQAIVTDVRLKRYLRDQLDDDGHGVYIRNVQENGEQYTRKQLLEDRLKAIDLDDYDLDEDEEADRFRDAVFGDFLANSADVRYFGATMSVDTDNKYAKHLPDHFTGPVQFSPGKSMHAVNENEEYDSLTSVIATQKGKGQGGFDLDDHRIQYGLFRFHGLVDEHGADDTKLSVADVERLDTLCWRSIKNQTISRSKVGQEPRLYCRVEYAEESFHLGGLDRDLTLDEAGSKDDEELRDVRDLAVSVDEFVDRLAGAADRIEQVHVVASDVLQVTYDGELGTQELLYEALEEAVGTDSVHVIDVYDEHTETLPEAVDAE; this is encoded by the coding sequence ATGTCTGAAACCACCACTGACACCGTCAAGAATCGTTCTGAAATCGTTTTCCTGTACGACGCCGTCGACGCAAACCCCAACGGGAACCCGTTGAGCGGGTCGAACCGACCGCGGATTGACCCACAGACACAACAGGCAATCGTCACCGACGTCCGTCTCAAGCGATACCTCCGAGACCAACTGGACGACGATGGGCATGGTGTCTACATCCGAAACGTCCAGGAGAATGGCGAACAGTACACACGCAAGCAGCTCCTTGAGGACCGACTGAAGGCCATCGACCTAGACGACTACGACCTCGACGAGGACGAGGAAGCAGACCGGTTCCGAGATGCTGTCTTCGGGGATTTCCTTGCTAATAGTGCTGACGTCCGATACTTCGGCGCAACGATGTCGGTCGACACGGACAACAAGTATGCGAAGCACCTCCCGGACCACTTTACTGGACCCGTACAGTTTTCGCCCGGAAAGTCGATGCACGCGGTCAACGAGAACGAAGAGTACGATAGCCTGACAAGCGTCATCGCCACTCAGAAGGGGAAAGGGCAAGGTGGGTTCGATCTTGACGACCACCGGATTCAGTATGGGCTGTTCCGATTCCATGGTCTCGTCGACGAGCACGGCGCCGATGACACCAAGCTCTCAGTCGCAGACGTCGAACGACTCGACACGCTTTGCTGGCGGTCTATTAAGAACCAGACGATCAGCCGAAGTAAGGTGGGACAAGAGCCCCGGCTGTACTGCCGTGTGGAGTACGCTGAGGAGAGCTTCCACCTTGGGGGACTCGACCGAGATCTAACGCTTGACGAAGCCGGGTCCAAAGATGACGAAGAATTACGTGACGTGCGTGACCTCGCTGTCTCTGTCGACGAGTTCGTCGACCGACTAGCTGGCGCTGCCGACCGAATTGAACAAGTTCACGTTGTGGCGAGCGACGTGCTTCAGGTCACGTACGACGGTGAGCTGGGTACGCAGGAACTGCTCTACGAGGCACTCGAAGAGGCAGTCGGCACTGACTCGGTTCATGTTATCGATGTCTACGACGAGCACACCGAGACACTCCCTGAAGCCGTCGACGCAGAGTGA
- the cas8b gene encoding type I-B CRISPR-associated protein Cas8b/Csh1, with amino-acid sequence MLKPEEFKQTYEGDLVDELPDSPITSLRKLQFLYGKLYTLATAGGGQYAPYLTPDAAGDLVDTEGSLIVVRVDLSGDESQLADDDRGPVWVTRYTDDRVEKVAHSKYPAARGIDHSITHQAGRNSDPEKLGRYAVERLSKWATDDVVQGTAANSEQGWIVNELANLGDDEDVAERIKEAVDAELGGESTTALLTVQVRRSEDEEYRWPSDIDVFLEAMRRRKLSKLVSKGQASDSSGKATDLITGQRTRTVGTSEDPQNYYLGKQLEKFPGLDPDEAWRTHPVSEDAAVTMMNSETFVEACTYRTFGAKVYCLPYFFGTPTPEKAIKLYALLHQAATADDGMTPVEQMYNNVGVSDDTLRFYVSAVMPHQMSRYDVFGESMNGRLLYPVALEQAHDAIVLTSAFDSDDDWTAPMPTHEKWDLLVPAESRLHSVSNGWYFAQTFAKRDDTDASADDPRIGALVSVLSGDSINVQTLLGEYVDRIIAEEGEEFPSFQVAGQFAQLCALASTDLDLLDADDEHMQPITREPTYEIPDSNMHQTEPAIADGGTPTAKLASFIKDTPALSQDSDTPVTDQRRGAFLLGALVGAVGNYQDYSEGRSTTVVDQYPVKSITQARVKKVTQEAIAKTLTYTRQEKKQGVSYGGTKFDHIVDQLRETILETDPEDWEIDTDDLRFYYALGVTYGMNDRKKSTNNTADNNEDN; translated from the coding sequence ATGCTCAAGCCTGAAGAGTTCAAACAGACATACGAGGGCGATCTCGTCGATGAACTCCCTGACTCACCGATTACATCGCTTCGCAAGCTACAGTTCCTCTACGGGAAGCTGTACACGCTTGCGACGGCTGGAGGCGGGCAATACGCACCGTACCTCACACCTGATGCAGCAGGCGACCTCGTCGACACCGAAGGCAGTCTGATCGTTGTTCGGGTTGACCTTTCGGGCGACGAGTCCCAGCTCGCGGACGACGATCGCGGACCTGTCTGGGTCACACGATACACTGACGACCGAGTCGAAAAGGTCGCTCACTCAAAATATCCTGCCGCACGCGGGATTGACCACAGCATCACCCACCAGGCAGGACGCAATAGTGACCCAGAGAAACTCGGTCGATATGCTGTCGAACGGCTGTCAAAGTGGGCGACTGACGACGTCGTCCAGGGAACCGCTGCCAATAGCGAACAGGGCTGGATCGTCAATGAGCTTGCCAATTTGGGCGACGACGAAGACGTAGCCGAGCGAATCAAAGAGGCAGTCGATGCGGAACTCGGTGGCGAATCGACGACTGCACTCCTCACCGTCCAAGTTCGCCGGTCAGAAGATGAGGAGTACCGATGGCCCAGCGACATTGACGTGTTCCTCGAGGCAATGCGTCGACGGAAGCTCTCGAAGCTTGTCTCAAAAGGTCAAGCAAGCGACTCATCCGGGAAGGCCACAGACCTCATCACCGGCCAGCGAACGCGGACTGTCGGTACTTCAGAAGACCCGCAGAACTACTATCTCGGCAAGCAGCTGGAGAAGTTTCCCGGACTCGATCCAGATGAAGCGTGGCGGACTCACCCGGTCTCAGAAGACGCCGCGGTAACGATGATGAACTCCGAGACGTTTGTCGAGGCGTGTACCTACCGGACGTTCGGGGCGAAAGTATACTGCTTGCCGTACTTTTTCGGAACTCCAACACCCGAAAAGGCGATCAAGCTGTACGCGTTGCTGCATCAGGCGGCGACGGCCGACGACGGAATGACACCCGTCGAGCAGATGTACAACAACGTGGGAGTTAGCGACGACACACTGCGCTTCTACGTCTCTGCTGTGATGCCGCACCAGATGTCGCGGTACGACGTCTTCGGCGAGTCGATGAACGGCCGGTTACTGTATCCGGTTGCCCTCGAGCAAGCACACGATGCGATCGTTCTGACGTCCGCATTCGACTCTGACGACGACTGGACGGCACCGATGCCAACCCACGAGAAATGGGACCTACTCGTCCCCGCTGAATCTCGGCTTCATTCTGTCTCGAACGGTTGGTACTTTGCACAGACGTTCGCCAAGCGTGACGATACCGACGCGAGCGCGGACGACCCCCGGATTGGGGCGCTCGTCAGTGTACTGAGTGGCGACTCGATCAACGTCCAGACACTCCTCGGCGAGTACGTAGACCGAATCATCGCAGAAGAGGGCGAGGAATTCCCATCGTTCCAAGTTGCAGGTCAGTTTGCGCAGTTGTGTGCACTTGCGTCGACCGACTTGGACTTGCTGGACGCAGACGACGAGCACATGCAGCCGATTACTAGAGAACCAACCTACGAGATACCCGATTCCAACATGCACCAAACAGAACCAGCGATAGCTGATGGGGGAACCCCCACCGCCAAACTTGCATCGTTCATCAAAGACACTCCCGCTCTTTCACAGGATTCGGACACGCCTGTAACCGACCAACGCCGTGGGGCGTTCCTCCTTGGCGCGCTCGTCGGCGCAGTTGGTAATTATCAAGATTACAGTGAGGGCCGGTCGACGACCGTCGTTGACCAGTACCCTGTTAAGTCGATCACCCAAGCACGAGTGAAGAAGGTCACACAGGAGGCAATCGCGAAGACCCTCACCTACACTCGACAAGAGAAGAAGCAGGGTGTGAGCTATGGTGGAACGAAGTTCGACCACATCGTCGACCAACTCCGTGAGACAATCCTCGAAACCGATCCCGAGGACTGGGAGATCGACACGGACGACCTTCGCTTCTACTACGCGCTGGGAGTCACGTATGGGATGAATGACCGTAAGAAATCGACCAATAACACCGCTGACAACAACGAGGACAACTAA
- the cas6 gene encoding CRISPR-associated endoribonuclease Cas6: MRLLTRLRARRDAAYDNKYHHKLRGRLWRALQDTKYDQYHDANRPVGFSYSNPFPPYDMEEGDERTLLVAAPQEDLLAEVAEDFITNRELNIGEMPFHIDEMTSISPDVGEPGTSGTIESGTGLLVRIPPWRAADYGIEKEGDQAIFWRPKHSMEPLKAQLENNLDKKHNLFCPEYLPGPSDTEYDLFDSYELIKTFAIPVTVSQGQELTYVLSKWKFGYTVRDDDHRRHLNLALDTGLGEKNALGLGFINILQGGEDAQA, from the coding sequence GTGAGACTACTAACTCGGCTGCGCGCTCGCCGCGACGCTGCCTACGACAATAAGTATCACCACAAGCTCCGAGGGCGCCTCTGGCGAGCCTTACAGGATACAAAGTACGACCAATACCACGACGCAAACCGTCCGGTTGGGTTCAGCTACAGCAATCCATTCCCGCCGTACGACATGGAGGAAGGAGACGAGCGGACGCTTCTCGTCGCCGCCCCGCAAGAGGACCTCCTCGCAGAGGTGGCTGAAGACTTCATCACGAATCGTGAACTGAACATCGGGGAGATGCCGTTCCATATCGACGAGATGACCAGTATCTCACCAGACGTCGGTGAGCCCGGAACATCGGGCACGATTGAGTCCGGAACGGGGCTCCTCGTACGAATCCCGCCGTGGCGTGCTGCTGACTACGGCATCGAAAAAGAGGGCGACCAGGCAATCTTCTGGCGACCAAAACACTCGATGGAGCCGTTGAAAGCTCAACTCGAGAACAACCTCGACAAGAAGCACAATCTGTTCTGCCCAGAGTACCTCCCCGGACCGTCGGACACGGAGTACGACTTGTTCGACTCCTACGAGTTGATCAAGACGTTCGCCATCCCAGTGACCGTTTCACAAGGCCAGGAACTCACGTACGTCCTGAGCAAGTGGAAGTTCGGCTACACCGTTCGTGACGACGACCACCGCCGCCACCTCAACCTCGCGCTCGACACCGGACTGGGTGAAAAGAACGCGCTGGGACTGGGCTTCATCAACATCCTGCAGGGGGGAGAAGATGCTCAAGCCTGA